Proteins from a single region of Patescibacteria group bacterium:
- a CDS encoding response regulator — MDTQSEQESTGGAETKKILIVEDDKSLRTLLTDILKKENFEVFNAEDGVQGIEIAKERNPDLILLDLEMPGIGGLTVLKKLRSDDRTKDISIIVLTNSADVENISEAMSGEVLTYLVKTDWELPDVVDKVKETLKMK; from the coding sequence ATGGATACACAATCCGAACAAGAGTCAACAGGGGGAGCCGAAACAAAGAAGATTCTTATCGTTGAAGATGATAAGAGCTTGCGAACTCTGTTAACTGATATTCTAAAGAAAGAGAATTTTGAAGTATTCAACGCAGAGGACGGTGTTCAGGGGATTGAAATTGCAAAAGAGAGAAATCCCGATCTCATTCTTCTTGACCTTGAAATGCCTGGTATCGGAGGCCTCACTGTTCTAAAAAAATTGCGCAGCGATGACAGGACAAAAGATATTTCTATAATTGTACTTACCAATAGTGCAGATGTCGAAAATATCAGCGAAGCAATGAGTGGAGAAGTATTAACATATTTAGTTAAAACTGACTGGGAATTGCCAGATGTGGTTGATAAGGTAAAAGAAACACTAAAGATGAAGTAA